The proteins below are encoded in one region of Metabacillus dongyingensis:
- a CDS encoding FkbM family methyltransferase, with translation MINKAAVRKPFLMKMWEHYPKLWKGLIDFGILMKYRTLDISKLPDKIVLPSSTVLFVDAKENRGRALLIRGGVTQKRLLSFWQHAVETVKPDYIIDIGVNYGECIFSVIYPKHTKIYGIEANRNLLTYISQSRDAHPNHSQIRIVHAFASDSDGEDKLFFIDNHWSGTSSASYMPAHQMVDEVSIKTITVDSLFKNGMENGTVLFKVDVEGYEAFVLKGMKQIFENSRSVLGFIEFNSEYFEKSGVDPNHFFEYLNQYFTIYIYKENDDIVKVKSLKIEKLHEMFGSHYVHTDLILATDEEMADSLTGIEKS, from the coding sequence CTTATGAAAATGTGGGAACATTACCCGAAGCTTTGGAAAGGATTAATTGATTTTGGAATACTGATGAAATACAGGACATTAGATATCAGCAAACTTCCAGACAAGATTGTGCTGCCGTCCTCAACCGTTCTTTTTGTCGATGCAAAGGAGAATCGTGGCAGAGCCCTGCTGATCAGAGGGGGAGTGACACAAAAGAGGCTTCTTTCTTTTTGGCAGCATGCTGTTGAAACGGTGAAGCCGGACTATATCATTGATATTGGCGTAAACTACGGCGAATGTATTTTCTCAGTGATTTATCCGAAACATACAAAGATATATGGGATTGAAGCAAACAGAAACCTGCTTACATATATCAGCCAATCTCGGGATGCTCATCCGAATCATTCACAAATCAGGATAGTTCATGCTTTTGCTTCTGATTCAGACGGAGAAGATAAACTCTTTTTTATAGATAATCATTGGTCAGGCACATCTTCAGCCTCCTATATGCCTGCGCATCAAATGGTAGACGAGGTCTCAATCAAGACAATAACAGTTGATTCATTATTTAAAAATGGCATGGAAAATGGAACGGTTCTTTTTAAAGTTGATGTGGAAGGATATGAGGCTTTCGTTTTAAAGGGAATGAAGCAAATATTTGAAAACAGCCGTTCAGTTCTTGGTTTTATTGAATTCAACAGTGAGTATTTTGAAAAGTCAGGAGTAGATCCGAATCACTTTTTCGAGTATCTGAATCAGTATTTTACCATTTATATTTATAAAGAGAATGACGATATTGTAAAAGTAAAATCACTCAAAATAGAAAAACTCCATGAAATGTTCGGATCTCATTATGTTCATACAGATCTTATCTTAGCGACAGATGAAGAAATGGCAGATTCATTAACAGGGATTGAAAAGAGCTGA